A section of the Candidatus Binatus sp. genome encodes:
- a CDS encoding alpha/beta hydrolase family protein has protein sequence MANSRVERSKLPVDFAPEGVPYAAILPPGYDQGGPVPLCLVLHGGGGSHQNLVDSKPIYDELWASGAMPPLVLASAGISPLGFYLDHPGGRIRWESFIAQDFIAHLRRTYNVRGDRNSTVISGTSMGGHGSLRIAFRNPDRFAAVAALEPALDPALQLNDVTARNHFFYPLVLKSGGDASADQLVGSNRDAALFKANNPANLAIANADAIRASGLAIYIEAGDEDVFNLHDGAEFLHRVLWDLDISHEYHVARGADHVGPSLPHRMRSAYAWVGSVLTPPDPQANEITSAEGAWVEWMEGRLKGDPPLIDPMSPAMVRAYRRWLASAREMAAKIDPTTNRRYGVLPPVRL, from the coding sequence ATGGCAAACTCACGCGTTGAGAGATCAAAGCTGCCGGTTGATTTCGCGCCGGAGGGAGTGCCGTATGCAGCCATTTTGCCGCCGGGTTACGACCAAGGTGGCCCGGTGCCACTGTGCCTGGTTTTGCATGGCGGCGGCGGGAGCCATCAGAACCTTGTCGATTCGAAGCCGATTTACGACGAACTGTGGGCAAGTGGGGCGATGCCGCCGCTGGTGCTCGCCTCGGCCGGCATCAGCCCGTTGGGCTTTTATCTGGATCACCCGGGCGGCAGAATCCGCTGGGAGAGTTTTATCGCGCAGGATTTCATCGCGCATCTGCGCCGCACCTACAACGTTCGGGGCGATCGCAATTCGACAGTCATTTCGGGCACGTCGATGGGCGGCCACGGCAGTTTGAGAATTGCGTTCCGGAACCCCGATAGATTTGCGGCCGTGGCCGCGCTCGAGCCGGCTCTTGATCCCGCGCTGCAGCTTAATGACGTCACCGCGCGCAACCACTTCTTCTACCCGCTGGTCCTGAAGTCGGGCGGCGATGCCAGCGCCGATCAGCTTGTCGGTTCGAATCGCGACGCGGCGCTCTTCAAGGCCAATAATCCCGCCAATCTTGCGATTGCCAACGCCGACGCGATCCGCGCCAGCGGTCTTGCGATCTATATCGAAGCTGGCGACGAGGATGTATTCAACCTTCACGACGGCGCAGAGTTTCTCCACCGGGTATTGTGGGATCTCGATATCTCGCACGAGTACCATGTGGCGCGCGGCGCCGATCATGTCGGGCCGAGTCTGCCGCACCGAATGCGCAGCGCCTACGCCTGGGTGGGTTCGGTTTTGACACCGCCCGATCCTCAGGCCAACGAAATTACGTCAGCCGAGGGCGCCTGGGTCGAATGGATGGAGGGCAGGCTCAAAGGCGATCCACCACTGATAGATCCGATGAGTCCGGCGATGGTTCGGGCGTACCGCCGGTGGTTGGCATCGGCTCGGGAGATGGCTGCCAAAATTGATCCGACTACGAATCGGCGCTACGGAGTTCTCCCGCCCGTAAGACTATAG